One genomic segment of Ricinus communis isolate WT05 ecotype wild-type chromosome 3, ASM1957865v1, whole genome shotgun sequence includes these proteins:
- the LOC8275717 gene encoding uncharacterized protein LOC8275717 — protein sequence MGSGSSRMGRRPSRARVNRSSSNFFSSLLCGGSSSRDSLQMENYPDEIRMSSAEHCDLITNEIWNPAEESSFLSDTRTGSTSSVAETGASSGSKSATSEGTSAEDGFRNTETSNLQKCLSESKELIAPYQVSDSYSRDEFCRNRSSAEATTSFKDQESSNPVSLNVSANKDAANCIDNSENKGVSQISPNNMHPSSSSSQELGDSRVDGTSVETHMDEATGAFNSDPVSRRSDVPVTHHSLGDESLQEAIPSGLGFLVANREQGQGDESVLHVDVVSISSSISSSSNADTSTREARRNSRRLFWDAFSRRSSRRHLDSPTIVFSTDNNDDLLSHERWLLDFSGDMFDDGIGGDSGYLGSRIHSLNGRRRHSRSEIWERLRGGLDEHGRRTTLCPSGLHPYGICSCESFSTTEETSTRASISRIVMLAEALFEVLDEIHRQPVSLSLSMMSLPAPESVVDAFPIRNHKKEDKVVGSDDVEQCYICLAEYEEGDKIRVLPCHHEYHMACVDKWLKEIHGVCPLCRGDVRQGTNDHSVSCSESSAPNSEIPSI from the exons ATGGGTTCGGGCAGCAGTCGAATGGGTCGGCGCCCATCACGAGCCCGAGTGAATCGCAGCAGCAGCaacttcttctcttctctccTCTGCGGTGGCTCCTCTTCTCGCGATTCTCTTCAG ATGGAAAATTATCCAGATGAGATTCGTATGAGTTCTGCTGAACATTGTGATCTGATCACCAATGAGATTTGGAATCCTGCAGAGGaatcttctttcctttctgaTACAAGAACAGGGTCCACCAGCTCTGTTGCTGAAACTGGTGCATCATCTGGAAGCAAAAGCGCTACCAGTGAGGGAACTTCTGCTGAAGATGGTTTTAGAAATACTGAAACAAGTAATTTGCAGAAATGCTTGTCTGAGAGTAAGGAGTTAATTGCTCCATATCAGGTAAGTGATAGTTATAGTCGCGATGAATTTTGTAGGAATAGAAGTAGTGCTGAAGCTACTACTTCATTTAAAGATCAAGAATCTTCAAATCCTGTCTCTCTAAATGTTTCGGCTAACAAAGATGCAGCCAATTGCATTGACAATTCAGAGAACAAGGGTGTTTCTCAGATCTCTCCCAACAACATGCATCCAAGCAGTTCATCTTCTCAAGAGCTTGGAGATTCTCGTGTTGATGGCACATCTGTGGAGACACACATGGATGAAGCAACAGGCGCGTTTAATTCTGATCCTGTGTCTCGTAGGTCTGATGTTCCGGTAACTCATCACTCTCTAGGAGATGAATCTTTACAAGAAGCTATACCTTCAGGTTTAGGATTTCTTGTGGCCAATAGGGAACAGGGTCAGGGAGATGAGAGTGTGCTTCATGTAGATGTGGTAAGCATCTCTTCCAGCATTTCGTCTAGTAGCAATGCTGATACAAGTACTCGTGAGGCCAGAAGGAACAGTAGAAGACTGTTTTGGGATGCATTTTCAAGACGTAGTTCTAGAAGGCATCTTGATTCTCCAACCATTGTTTTCTCAACGGACAATAACGATGATCTACTATCTCATGAAAGATGGCTCCTAGATTTCAGTGGTGATATGTTTGATGATGGGATAGGCGGTGATTCTGGCTATCTGGGCAGTAGAATCCACAGCTTGAATGGACGAAGAAGACACTCAAGATCTGAG ATATGGGAAAGACTTCGTGGTGGCCTTGATGAGCACGGTCGAAGAACTACATTATGTCCATCTGGACTCCATCCCTATGGTATATGTTCATGCGAATCATTCTCAACGACAGAGGAGACTAGTACTCGTGCAAGTATATCGCGAATAGTTATGCTAGCAGAAGCTCTATTTGAG GTTTTGGATGAAATTCATCGTCAGCCAGTCTCACTTTCCCTATCAATGATGTCACTTCCTGCCCCGGAATCCGTTGTTGACGCCTTCCCTATTAGAAACCACAAAAAAGAGGACAAAGTTGTGGGCAGTGATGATGTTGAACA GTGTTACATTTGTCTGGCCGAGTACGAGGAAGGAGACAAAATAAGAGTTCTTCCCTGCCACCACGAGTATCACATGGCCTGTGTTGATAAATGGCTCAAAGAGATACACGG GGTATGCCCACTCTGCCGAGGAGATGTTCGTCAGGGTACCAATGATCATTCTGT